The Candidatus Hydrogenedentota bacterium genome contains the following window.
GGCAGAACCACCAGTTGATTTGGGCGACGTGGACAGCGGCGTCTTTTTGCGCGCTACCCTCTCGCCCAACGCCGATTCGTCGTCCTGCACGGCGGAATACGTGGAGACTATGCGCGGCAATCTGTCGCTTGCGACTATCATCGTGAAAGCGCCCTTTCCCAAAGAGCTGCCCCTCCACTTTGAACTGACTTCGAAACGAGACTTCCCGAATACACCCGTCGTCGTCCGCGCCCACGCATACCGAGAAGATAATGAATCGGTGGGCGACGAATACGCCTGCATCTTAGGCACGAACGCTCGCGGCATACCTGATGCGGAAGGCAATGCGGGGCCGACCTACACCTTCACCCAAGATATATTGCAAGGACTAGAGACGATCCCTGAAACGCTGCTCGCTTTTGCGAAAGCCGAAGCCTACCTCATGCCGCCGGGAACCGTCGAGACCTTGCTCGATCCCCGTCATGCCGATTCTCCCGACCAGGTCAGCTTGATGAGCAACCCCGTGCGTATTTACTTTGTGGAGGAATAAACAATACTGTGAAGCTCATCTGTATAGGGGCGCATCCCGACGATCCTGAGGTTTTCGCCGGCGGTGTCATGTCGCTCTTTGCCCGTGCAGGTCACGACGTGCTCGCAGTATCCTTGACCAATGGCGACGTGGGGCATCACGAGATGGGCGGCGGCGCACTGGCGATACGACGTTATGAAGAAGCGCAGCGTGCAGCGGCGATCGGCGGTTATCGTTCCCTCGTCCTCGACAACCACGACGGCGAACTGGAAGTGACCCTTGCCCTGCGCAAAGAGGTGGTGCGCCTGATCCGCGCCCACAAAGCGGATCTGGTCTTCACCCATCGCTGCAACGATTATCATCCCGACCACCGCTATGCGGCGCAGCTGGTGCAGGATGCGGCGTTCATGGTGACGGTACCCCACTTTTGTCCAGACACGCCGGCACTGCGCAAGAATCCCATCTTCATGTATCTCTACGATCCCTTCACGAATCCGAGCCCTTTCGCCGCCGACGTTGCGATCCCCACAGATCCCGTCATGGATTTGAAATGGCGCTTGCTCGATGCCATGGATTCCCAGTTTTATGAATGGCTTCCTTGGCTCGCCGGAGTGGCAGATCAGGTGCCGCCTGCCACGGATCCTAAGGCGCGCAGGCAATGGCTCGAAGCCTTCTTCTCGCCTGAGCTGCAAGAACCGCTCCTTCACTACAAGGACTGCCTCCGTGACTGGTGCGGTGCCGCGGCAGAGACAACCCGTTATGCAGAAGTATTTCAGCTTTGCGAATATGGCCGACGTGCAGACCCGGACGAACTCAAAGAACTCTTTGCCTGTACCTTAAAAAGCGATGGAGCCTCCTTATGATGAACAGACGCAGCGACCTCCTTGTCTTTTCCGCAGCCTTAGTTTTGGCGCTCTTCTGCGGCGCGCCTTCGCTCCTCTACGGCGCCGACAATCCGCCGACCATCATCAACATCGGTGAGGCGGAATCCCTCGCGCCCATCGGTCAAGTGGAATTCTTTTTTGTGCGCCATTTCACGGCTGAGACCCTGGAAGAGTCGGTGACCCAATGTGAGACCTACCTCGGCGCTGCGCCTCAAGTGATCCGCGGCAGCGAGATGCAGCCCTCGGAATTGCGTACGTCGCCGCCCGTGATCACCTCCATTGAAGAGCATCAGTGCCGAGGCACGATTATGGTTCGCTTCAGCATGGCCGCCTTCAATACGCCCAAAACGGGGCCCATCCAATTCGCCGCGTTATGTGACAAGGTGGCAGCCTTGGCAAGCTCCGTGAAAGCCACCGTATCCAGTCCCACCTTCTACCCGGCCGATAAGGACAGTGTGGAAGCGGTGGTGCTCACCCGTGCCGCGGAAAACGCTTTTCTGCCCGCCGAAGCCGTGGCGGTAGCCGTCAAAAGCGCCATCTACGCCATCGATAATGTGGAGGTAGTCGAACTGACTTGGGAGCAGCAGCCTGCCGCGCAATATGGCGACGCCATCCAGATGAACTGTCGCGCCCGCGTTCAGGTCACCTATGTGTTGAGTCCGCAATAAAGCGCCCCTGCCTGCACGGCAGCTTTAGGAGTCAGCATCAGACGAGGCTTCAGCTTTGAGTATCGCCGACGCATCGAGCAAGTAAACCTGGCGCTGTCCCATGCACCGCGAGTCGATACAAATTTGGGTGCCGCCGCGGCTCCATCGCGGATGCAAATCGCAACGGAGCTGAATATCTTTGGGTTGTTCCTGATAAAACTTGCCCAGATCGATGCGCTTCCCATCTTCCACCCGATACAGGAGCAAGGTCTGCATGTGCTGCTTATCGGGATAGGTATCGGTGAGCATCCACTTGCCGCAAGGGGAGTAGGTGCAGTGTCCGTCCGCCGTTAGTACATCGGCGCCGATGACCTCCACGGTGTCGCGCTTATCCGTGTATAAATGATATTTATCGCGGGACTCGGGTTCCCGTGACCACGCGAGCAAATGGCCGGGGTCGCGCCAAATGAAATGAGATACCATACCGTTATCGTTGAAGCAAAAGAGATCGCTGCCGTCGGGCGCAGCCGTGAATCCTTGGGTGAAACGCCCTTTCCCATCGGCGCGATGCCAGCGATGCAAAAAGATGAAGCGCGAACCGTCGGGGTTGTACAGTAAATGATTGAACCAATGCTTGCCGCCGTCGGTCGTGTCGTTGCCGTAAGCTTCCGCGATTTGCGCCAGTGTGAAGATCGTTTTCGACGCGCCCGTTTCCAGATCCAGCACATAGATACCGTCATTATCGGGATACAAGTGATCCGCGCCGGGATCCTCGATGCCCACATAGCCGTAGCCGGGGCGGGTGTTGCCGACCCGTGCGAAATTGAGGCCAAGCGCCTGTTTACCGTCAGGGCTGACCGTATAGACAGGCTTGGGCAAGCTCCGTTTTTCTCCGGTAAAAACGTTTTGGATGATGCTGATATAGCGGCCGTCTTCACGGCTGTTGTAAATGACTTCCGTGTCCGAGCCGGGCAGCCACTGCAGCATACAGCCCTGCTGCCAGCACCACGCGGTGGTCTGTGCAAAAGGAATCCAGCGGTCGTCTTCCTGTACATCGATCATGCCCAAAACAAGGGTATCTTCGGCTTCAGGCGGACGCCCTTCGAAAGACACTTCCATGGAAAGGACGTAGCGATCGGAAGGATCAAACGGATGCTTATCGTAATAGCCGAACCAGTGCGCCTGCGGGCCTGAAGTGAGGGCGCGGCAAGGGATCACCGGCTGACAGGGCGACAAGGCGTCGTCCTTCGAAGCGGGCTCATCGGCATGTGCCCCAAGACCTAAAATAACCATAACCGTCAAGCCGAGGATCGGCAGCAAAGACATTTTCTTCATGATACACGCCTTCCCGAAGGAAGTCCTTTCCAACCCGATGCGGATCGCAAGGATCCCGATTATTGTTTAGCCGCGGCTTGTCGTGCATACAGACAGCCCTGTATACACAATACCACGATCAAGGCTAGGGACAAAATCGGTCGCAAGGGCACGACAACATTCAGCTCAACATGGATGAAGGGAGACTGCGCCT
Protein-coding sequences here:
- a CDS encoding PIG-L family deacetylase, whose translation is MCIGAHPDDPEVFAGGVMSLFARAGHDVLAVSLTNGDVGHHEMGGGALAIRRYEEAQRAAAIGGYRSLVLDNHDGELEVTLALRKEVVRLIRAHKADLVFTHRCNDYHPDHRYAAQLVQDAAFMVTVPHFCPDTPALRKNPIFMYLYDPFTNPSPFAADVAIPTDPVMDLKWRLLDAMDSQFYEWLPWLAGVADQVPPATDPKARRQWLEAFFSPELQEPLLHYKDCLRDWCGAAAETTRYAEVFQLCEYGRRADPDELKELFACTLKSDGASL